GACTTGAAAGTGCGTGCCCATGCTGATGGCCAGCGCGTCCGCGGCCATCGAAACCCCGCCGGCGGGAGCCGTGCGCGTAGTCTCATCGGAGCAGCCGTCCTGCTCGCTGATTATTCCTCCGCCACAGGGACCGCAGGGGCGCAGTCCGCGCTGCCGCCGGTGACGGTGGAGGCGCCGAACACGCGGCCGAAGCAGACGAGTGCGGCTGCGACATCCGCGCGCCGCACGCAGGCTACCGCGCGGCAACGCGATCGCAATCCAAAGCCGACGGAGGCCTCGCCGTCGGAGCGCGCGGCCGCAGCCGCGGCAGTCCTGAACGAGGCCAAGCTCGGCTATCGCGCGATGCCGAGCTCAAGCACGCTGCGCACGCCTGCCTCGCCGCTCGATACGTCGCAGTCCGTCAACGTGGTGCCCGAGCAGGTCTTGAAGGACCAGTTGCCACGCAATCTCGACGACGCGCTCGCCAACGTCTCCGGCATCACGCAAACCAACACGCTCGCCGGCACCCAGGACGCCATCATCCGCCGCGGCTTTGGCGACAATCGCGACGGCTCAGTCATGCGCAACGGCATGCCGTTGGTGCAGGGCCGCAGCCTCAATGCCGCGGTGGAAAGCGTCGAGGTGCTGAAGGGGCCGGCCTCGCTGATCTACGGCATCATGGACCCTGGCGGCATCGTCAACACCATCAGCAAGCGGCCCGAGCTCTATCAGCACGGCTCCATCACCCTGCTCGGCTCAACCTATGGCTGGCGCAGCGGCGGCGATGCACTGTTCGACATCACGGGTCCCATCGGCAAGGATGGACTTGCCTACCGCTTCATCGCCTACGGCCTCGGCGAGGATTATTGGCGCAATTTCGGCACGCACAAGGAAACGCTGATCGCACCGTCGCTCGCCTGGTACGGCAAGGACACCACGATTCAGCTCAACTACGAGCACCGCGACTTCCTCTATCCCTTCGACCGCGGCACGGCGATCGATTCCCGCACCATGAAGCCGCTGGCGATCCCGGCGACGCGCCGGCTGGACGAGCCCTACAACAACATGTGGGGCACGTCCGATCTGGTGCAGGCGTCCGTCGAGCACCGCTTCAATCAGGATTGGAAGCTCTACGCGGGCTACAGCTACAACACCGAATCCTACGGCGCCTATCAGCTCCGCATCACCGCGGTGAACCCGGTCACGGGAATCGAGGCGCGCAGCAATGACGGCACGCTGGGCGCGCTCAGCAACGTCAGCTACGGCACGTCCTATCTGCAGGGTGCGTTCTGGTTAGGGGAGATGCGCAACGAGGTGCTGTTCGGCGGCGACGCGCAATATCGCACGATCTACCGCCAGGATCTGCTGCGGAAGACCCTTCCGAACGTGTTCAACGTTTATAACCCCATCTACGGCCTGGTCGGGCCCGGTACCACGGTGTCGCCAACCGACAGCGACCAGACCGACAAGCTCGGCGAGCGCGCGCTGTTTTTCCAGGACACGCTGCAT
This genomic interval from Bradyrhizobium sp. CB82 contains the following:
- a CDS encoding TonB-dependent siderophore receptor; this translates as MKVRAHADGQRVRGHRNPAGGSRARSLIGAAVLLADYSSATGTAGAQSALPPVTVEAPNTRPKQTSAAATSARRTQATARQRDRNPKPTEASPSERAAAAAAVLNEAKLGYRAMPSSSTLRTPASPLDTSQSVNVVPEQVLKDQLPRNLDDALANVSGITQTNTLAGTQDAIIRRGFGDNRDGSVMRNGMPLVQGRSLNAAVESVEVLKGPASLIYGIMDPGGIVNTISKRPELYQHGSITLLGSTYGWRSGGDALFDITGPIGKDGLAYRFIAYGLGEDYWRNFGTHKETLIAPSLAWYGKDTTIQLNYEHRDFLYPFDRGTAIDSRTMKPLAIPATRRLDEPYNNMWGTSDLVQASVEHRFNQDWKLYAGYSYNTESYGAYQLRITAVNPVTGIEARSNDGTLGALSNVSYGTSYLQGAFWLGEMRNEVLFGGDAQYRTIYRQDLLRKTLPNVFNVYNPIYGLVGPGTTVSPTDSDQTDKLGERALFFQDTLHLTDRFALVGGVRWMEYEQLAGKARPFVTNTNLSGDKALPLGGAILKLTDQVSLYASYTESLKPTSTIAPLTGGVVVGSNIAPEQGTQYETGVKFDLNRQLSGTVAVYDIDKRNVLVSQLNSTTRVTEYRAAGKVRSLGVEVDVTGRLTDHWSMIGSYGYTDARVTDDPTYYGKQLQNVALNTASLYLVYDFGATLPGRLRLGGGARYVGDRPGDSANTFVLPSYVVADVFATYETRYERLPVVYQLNVKNLFDTVYYPSAQNNLGVAIGDARRISLSATVKF